From a single Methanobrevibacter sp. genomic region:
- the top6B gene encoding DNA topoisomerase VI subunit B: MASQEPGLDWNQDFKNLTPSEFFRKNKQMLGFTGKIRSLTIVFHELITNSFDACEESGILPEIEIELKRVDKEHYILRHKDNGPGIPEDYVMRVYCSMFSGSKFRNIQSRGQQGLGCSGCVLLSQMTTGKPARVISCYKENGEIKGVKMKFQMDVKNNRGILMEREDYPAESTGVCIELQFKEVSYSLAEQGAFEYIRRTMIGNPHAKITFRDPSGHKYIFKRAADIVPILPKEVLPHPKGVSADDLMTMAQNTDSRRYKSMLTSSLSRMSNKRVDEISELTKIDMNKRPKDLTFPEAEAIVQCFKKMKFMAPPTDGLIPIGSEQIEKGMKQILKPEFVTTITRKPVTYQGGVSFIIEAGLAYGGDAGRVVKEQRKSEIMRFANRVPLTFDAGSCAITEALKSIDWKRYGLRDLDNTPLTLFVNIISTQVPYLSTGKQSVSPEPEIVHEIRQSTMKLARKLQKHLRAKKAAKEKEKRSKVFEDYVPVIIEEAAKLGETGVPEYQEVLAKVTKKALAELLGEKVEEEEEEEELDAIIMEEVDEMGHTVDSENSSLYDFEEDDVDDGFED, translated from the coding sequence TTGGCAAGTCAGGAACCAGGACTTGATTGGAATCAGGATTTTAAAAACTTGACTCCATCCGAGTTTTTTAGAAAAAACAAGCAAATGTTAGGATTTACAGGTAAAATCCGTTCATTAACTATTGTATTTCACGAATTAATCACAAACAGTTTTGATGCATGTGAAGAATCTGGAATATTACCTGAAATCGAAATTGAATTAAAAAGAGTTGACAAGGAACATTATATTCTCAGACATAAAGATAATGGGCCAGGTATCCCTGAAGATTATGTAATGAGAGTTTACTGTAGTATGTTTTCAGGATCCAAATTCAGAAACATACAATCAAGAGGACAACAAGGATTAGGTTGTAGTGGTTGTGTATTACTTTCACAGATGACCACAGGTAAACCTGCTCGTGTAATTTCCTGTTACAAAGAAAACGGTGAAATTAAAGGAGTGAAAATGAAATTCCAAATGGATGTGAAAAACAACCGTGGAATTTTAATGGAAAGAGAAGATTATCCAGCAGAAAGTACTGGAGTATGTATTGAATTACAATTCAAAGAGGTTTCATATTCTCTTGCAGAACAAGGTGCTTTTGAATACATCAGAAGAACCATGATTGGAAACCCTCACGCTAAAATTACATTCAGAGATCCATCCGGACATAAATACATATTCAAAAGAGCAGCAGACATTGTTCCAATCCTTCCAAAAGAAGTATTACCTCATCCAAAAGGTGTAAGTGCTGATGATTTAATGACAATGGCACAAAACACAGACAGTAGAAGATATAAAAGTATGTTAACCTCATCATTATCTAGAATGTCCAACAAAAGAGTGGATGAAATTTCAGAACTTACTAAAATTGACATGAATAAACGTCCGAAAGACCTCACATTTCCTGAAGCAGAAGCTATTGTACAGTGTTTCAAAAAAATGAAATTCATGGCTCCTCCAACTGATGGACTTATACCTATTGGATCAGAACAAATTGAAAAAGGTATGAAACAAATTCTTAAACCTGAATTTGTAACAACAATTACCAGAAAACCTGTAACCTACCAAGGTGGGGTTTCATTCATTATTGAAGCCGGACTTGCTTACGGTGGAGATGCAGGAAGAGTTGTAAAAGAACAAAGAAAATCTGAAATCATGAGATTTGCAAACAGAGTTCCATTAACTTTCGATGCAGGAAGCTGTGCTATTACTGAAGCTCTCAAAAGTATCGATTGGAAACGTTACGGTCTTAGAGACTTAGATAACACACCATTAACTTTATTTGTAAATATTATTTCAACACAAGTACCATATCTTTCAACTGGTAAACAAAGTGTATCACCAGAACCTGAAATCGTGCATGAGATCAGACAATCCACTATGAAATTAGCTCGTAAGCTTCAAAAACACTTAAGAGCTAAAAAAGCAGCAAAAGAAAAAGAAAAACGTTCAAAAGTATTCGAAGATTATGTACCAGTAATCATCGAAGAAGCTGCAAAACTAGGAGAAACTGGAGTTCCAGAATATCAAGAAGTTTTAGCAAAAGTTACCAAAAAAGCTCTTGCAGAATTACTTGGTGAAAAAGTTGAGGAAGAAGAGGAAGAAGAAGAACTTGACGCAATCATCATGGAAGAAGTTGATGAAATGGGCCATACTGTTGACTCAGAAAATAGCTCATTATACGACTTTGAAGAAGATGATGTTGATGATGGATTTGAAGACTAG
- a CDS encoding TIM barrel protein, protein MKHKVLFGPAGSPVDYKGAAYKAPKYISEESLDSYEYQSPYGVRIGESSANTLKEESKKHDILISMHAPYYINLCAKEESKLDKSIGHLISAARAGEWMGAYRLVFHPGAYLNRKPEKAMEISKNTVNRLFEELEAEGIKEFTFAPETTGKRTQLGNVREVVELCATFDHFEPTIDFAHVHARGRGFLNKKEDYNCIFSTIEDQLDIDMLHCHFTTIEYGNGGEVKHHTLDENDEYGPQIEDLLSNLIDNGWNANIICETPLRDIDSLKMKKIYENMI, encoded by the coding sequence ATGAAACATAAAGTACTTTTTGGACCTGCAGGAAGTCCAGTTGATTATAAAGGTGCTGCATACAAAGCTCCAAAATACATCTCCGAGGAAAGTCTTGACTCCTATGAATATCAATCCCCCTACGGAGTGAGAATTGGAGAATCCTCAGCAAATACCTTAAAAGAAGAATCTAAAAAGCACGACATTTTAATTTCAATGCATGCTCCATATTATATTAATTTATGTGCAAAAGAAGAGTCAAAACTTGATAAAAGTATTGGGCATTTAATATCTGCTGCACGTGCTGGTGAATGGATGGGAGCATATAGATTAGTATTCCACCCAGGAGCTTATTTGAATAGAAAACCTGAAAAAGCTATGGAAATATCAAAAAATACTGTTAACAGATTATTTGAAGAGCTTGAAGCTGAAGGAATCAAAGAGTTCACTTTTGCACCTGAAACAACCGGTAAAAGAACACAACTTGGAAATGTCAGAGAAGTTGTTGAATTATGTGCTACTTTTGATCACTTTGAACCTACAATTGATTTTGCACATGTTCATGCAAGAGGAAGAGGTTTTTTGAATAAAAAAGAAGATTACAATTGTATATTTTCAACAATCGAAGACCAATTAGATATTGATATGTTGCATTGCCATTTTACAACAATTGAATATGGTAACGGTGGAGAAGTTAAACATCATACTTTAGATGAAAATGATGAATATGGGCCGCAAATTGAAGATTTGCTTTCAAATTTGATTGACAATGGATGGAATGCAAACATCATCTGTGAAACTCCACTTAGAGATATTGATTCACTTAAAATGAAAAAGATATATGAAAATATGATTTAA
- a CDS encoding heavy-metal-associated domain-containing protein: MPEKEIKVVGMHCPSCVNAVELCLKDVDGIDDAKADLDSGVTTLTLSADVSDADINEAVEEAGFKVE; this comes from the coding sequence ATGCCTGAAAAAGAAATCAAAGTTGTGGGCATGCACTGCCCTTCCTGTGTAAATGCTGTTGAATTATGTTTAAAAGATGTTGACGGAATTGATGATGCTAAAGCAGATTTAGATTCTGGAGTTACCACTTTAACATTATCTGCTGATGTAAGCGATGCAGACATCAACGAAGCTGTTGAAGAAGCAGGATTTAAAGTAGAATAA
- the eif1A gene encoding translation initiation factor eIF-1A, translating to MSRPNQNQQQEYKRVRTPKKGEIPGVVEQIMGHGKLKVRCADGNMRMTRIPGKMKKRIWIREGDVILVKPWDFQSDEKADVIWRYTKTESNWLERKGYLKM from the coding sequence TTGTCTAGACCTAATCAAAATCAACAACAAGAATATAAAAGAGTAAGAACTCCTAAAAAAGGTGAAATTCCTGGAGTAGTTGAACAAATTATGGGACACGGAAAATTAAAAGTACGTTGTGCTGATGGAAATATGAGAATGACCAGAATCCCTGGAAAAATGAAAAAACGTATTTGGATTCGTGAAGGAGACGTAATCCTTGTAAAACCATGGGATTTCCAATCTGATGAAAAAGCTGATGTAATTTGGAGATACACCAAAACCGAATCAAATTGGCTTGAAAGAAAAGGCTACTTAAAAATGTAG
- a CDS encoding phosphorylating glyceraldehyde-3-phosphate dehydrogenase: MKTVAINGYGTIGKRVADAVAAQDDMKVIGVSKTRPNYEARTAVEEKGYPLYIGIPEREQMFKDAGIEIAGTVEDMIQEADVVVDCTPGTIGPQNLEMYKKAGVKAIYQGGEDHDLTGLSFNAISNYDDSYGADYTRVVSCNTTGLTRTLSTIDPIADIKKVRAVMVRRGSDPSEIKKGPINAIVPNPPKVPSHHGPDVKTVMKGIDVTTIALLVPTTLMHQHNIMVEINNEVETEEIIKALEKRSRVLVVSAEEGLGSTAELMEYAKELGRNRNDLYEIPVWRESINIVGNELFYMQAVHQESDVVPENVDAIRALLEMESDNEKSIAKTNKAMGIF; the protein is encoded by the coding sequence ATGAAAACTGTTGCAATTAATGGTTATGGAACCATCGGTAAAAGAGTGGCTGATGCTGTAGCTGCTCAAGATGATATGAAAGTAATTGGTGTAAGTAAAACTAGACCAAACTACGAAGCAAGAACTGCAGTTGAAGAAAAAGGATACCCATTATACATTGGAATCCCAGAAAGAGAACAAATGTTCAAAGATGCTGGAATCGAAATAGCTGGTACTGTTGAAGACATGATTCAAGAAGCAGATGTTGTCGTTGACTGTACTCCCGGAACTATCGGACCACAAAATCTTGAAATGTATAAAAAAGCAGGTGTTAAAGCAATTTACCAAGGTGGAGAAGACCACGATTTAACAGGTCTTTCATTTAATGCTATTTCTAATTACGATGACTCATACGGTGCAGATTACACTAGAGTAGTATCCTGTAACACTACCGGATTAACCCGTACATTATCCACAATTGACCCGATTGCAGACATCAAGAAAGTTAGAGCAGTAATGGTAAGAAGAGGATCAGATCCCTCTGAAATTAAAAAAGGTCCAATCAACGCAATTGTACCAAACCCTCCAAAAGTACCTTCCCACCACGGTCCTGACGTAAAAACTGTTATGAAAGGCATTGATGTGACAACCATTGCATTACTCGTACCTACTACATTAATGCACCAACACAACATTATGGTGGAAATCAATAACGAAGTAGAAACCGAAGAAATCATTAAAGCTTTAGAAAAACGTTCCAGAGTTCTTGTTGTTTCTGCAGAAGAAGGCTTAGGTTCCACTGCTGAATTAATGGAATATGCTAAAGAACTTGGAAGAAACAGAAACGATTTATATGAAATCCCAGTTTGGAGAGAATCCATCAATATTGTAGGAAATGAATTATTCTACATGCAAGCTGTTCACCAAGAATCTGACGTTGTTCCAGAAAATGTTGATGCAATTCGTGCACTTTTAGAAATGGAAAGTGACAACGAAAAATCCATCGCAAAAACTAACAAAGCTATGGGGATATTCTAA
- a CDS encoding DNA topoisomerase IV subunit A, with product MTKIKEDQKAHREKRKEYTYNKLKGLGQEIIEDIEKNKVPSVRVPSRGTGNIVYDEAKRYYVLGDRYGKRSLGNVKQIRKLGQMVYVANFCKDLVAREKTATIREMYYVSEGWGISFKTQQESNIVGEDLEVTLGTTREDLGLMPEEDGASVYGDITLLDDDVEINAAKAGKSGYTISPTIDQVEFLDCNVDRVIAVETMGMFHRMVQENADKRFNTLIVGLKGQAARATRRFLHRVNDEIGLPVYICNDGDPWGFHIAQVIISGSAKLAHVNNDLATPDAKFMGVTASDIINYDLPTDKLKDVDVMRLKELSKDPRYKNDFWQTEIKKMLKIGKKAEQQSFSKYGLEYVVDTYFPQKLEELEN from the coding sequence ATGACTAAAATTAAAGAAGACCAAAAAGCCCACAGGGAAAAAAGGAAAGAATACACATACAACAAATTAAAAGGATTAGGTCAAGAAATCATTGAAGACATTGAAAAAAATAAAGTTCCTTCCGTTAGAGTCCCATCAAGGGGTACTGGAAACATCGTTTATGATGAAGCTAAAAGATATTACGTATTAGGAGACAGATACGGTAAAAGATCCTTAGGTAATGTAAAACAAATCAGAAAATTAGGTCAAATGGTTTATGTAGCTAATTTCTGTAAAGATTTAGTAGCACGTGAAAAAACAGCAACCATCAGGGAGATGTATTATGTTTCTGAAGGTTGGGGAATTAGTTTTAAAACACAACAAGAATCCAACATTGTTGGAGAAGATTTAGAAGTAACTCTTGGAACCACTCGTGAAGATTTAGGATTAATGCCAGAGGAAGACGGAGCATCAGTATACGGAGATATTACATTATTAGATGATGATGTTGAAATTAATGCTGCAAAAGCAGGTAAATCCGGTTATACAATATCACCAACTATCGATCAAGTAGAATTTTTAGACTGTAATGTTGACAGAGTTATCGCAGTGGAAACCATGGGAATGTTCCACAGGATGGTTCAGGAAAATGCAGACAAAAGATTCAACACATTAATTGTTGGACTTAAAGGACAAGCTGCTCGTGCAACAAGAAGATTCCTCCACAGAGTAAATGATGAAATTGGATTACCTGTTTACATCTGTAACGACGGAGACCCTTGGGGATTCCACATTGCACAAGTAATTATTTCTGGAAGTGCAAAATTAGCTCACGTTAACAATGATTTAGCAACACCTGATGCTAAATTCATGGGAGTAACTGCATCTGACATCATCAACTATGACTTGCCAACTGATAAACTCAAAGATGTTGACGTCATGAGACTCAAAGAGCTTTCCAAAGACCCAAGGTATAAAAATGATTTCTGGCAAACTGAAATCAAAAAGATGCTTAAAATTGGTAAAAAAGCAGAACAGCAATCTTTCTCAAAATATGGGCTTGAGTACGTAGTAGATACTTACTTCCCACAAAAACTTGAAGAATTAGAAAATTAA
- a CDS encoding alpha/beta hydrolase, translated as MVKPAINYLVEGEGETIVFIHGLSDNLNYWEVLANPLKNKYKILRFDLRGHGDSKLWGDEITVDSYTEDLNCLLDELNIDNVNLVGLSLGGAIALNFAIKYPSKVS; from the coding sequence TTGGTTAAACCTGCTATAAATTATCTTGTTGAAGGTGAAGGTGAAACTATTGTATTTATTCATGGGCTTTCTGATAACTTAAATTATTGGGAAGTTTTAGCAAATCCTCTTAAAAATAAATATAAAATACTACGGTTTGATTTAAGGGGCCATGGGGATTCTAAATTATGGGGTGATGAAATAACTGTTGATTCATATACTGAAGATTTGAATTGTCTTTTAGATGAGTTAAATATTGATAATGTGAATCTGGTAGGACTTTCTTTGGGCGGTGCCATTGCACTTAACTTTGCAATAAAGTATCCTTCAAAGGTTTCATAA
- the cadA gene encoding cadmium-translocating P-type ATPase has protein sequence MDLKFKKEEKTEIIFITISAVSLILGFTLSINYLSWIPIILCGIPIFKECYKGLTTEFDIKADLLVSIAIIASIIIGEVYAAGEIATIMAIGGFLEEYTVSKAQSRIKELAKMTPKVATIIKDNIENTIPIEEVKIGDILKVLPGESIPNDGIIINGETSINQSTLTGESIPVDKTVNDEVYSGTINLYGSFTMRVTKISKDSSLQKLIKLVESSKPENAKIVKTADKWATMIVVIAFTASILTYLFTFEIIRSVTILVVFCPCALVLATPTALMAATSNLTKYGILVKNGESIEELAHVDEVIFDKTGTLTYGTPTVIKVTSKNPEEMMQIVTSLESKSEHPLAKAIVKYYNNKDLTEVNDFKIHIGKGITGTIKGEKAIVGNKKFLESEGIKINSLNDNKNGEIEIFVAKEKEHIGTISLADTIRNNSKPTIRNLKKLRIKTILLTGDNENTAKSIANQLKINNIKFNCLPEDKIKYIQDEQIRNHRVAMIGDGINDAPSLRKSNVGISMGKIGSDLSIESSNITLIKDNIENIPHLIEISKKTIRTINISIGFALTLNVLAMALAILGILNPIEGALIHNIGSVIVIIYSSILVNYKSSKIDYKTEQFDLYKTLNITMNNYNL, from the coding sequence ATGGATTTGAAATTTAAAAAAGAAGAAAAAACAGAAATCATTTTTATCACAATATCAGCAGTCAGTTTAATTTTAGGATTTACCTTATCAATTAATTATCTTTCATGGATTCCGATAATATTATGCGGAATTCCAATATTTAAAGAATGTTATAAAGGATTAACAACTGAATTTGACATTAAAGCAGATTTACTTGTTTCTATAGCAATTATTGCATCAATTATAATTGGTGAAGTTTATGCAGCAGGTGAAATTGCAACAATCATGGCAATTGGTGGATTTTTAGAAGAATATACTGTATCAAAAGCACAGAGCAGAATTAAAGAACTTGCAAAAATGACCCCAAAAGTTGCAACAATAATAAAAGATAATATTGAAAATACAATTCCTATTGAAGAAGTTAAAATTGGAGATATATTAAAAGTACTTCCGGGGGAAAGCATTCCAAATGATGGAATCATTATTAATGGAGAAACATCCATTAACCAATCCACACTTACAGGAGAATCAATACCTGTAGATAAAACAGTGAATGATGAAGTATATAGTGGAACAATCAATCTTTATGGATCATTTACCATGAGAGTAACAAAAATAAGTAAAGACAGTTCCCTTCAAAAATTAATTAAACTTGTTGAATCCTCAAAGCCTGAAAATGCAAAAATTGTAAAAACAGCAGACAAATGGGCAACAATGATTGTTGTAATAGCATTCACTGCCTCAATATTAACATACTTATTTACATTTGAAATAATCCGATCAGTTACCATATTAGTAGTATTCTGTCCATGCGCATTAGTTCTTGCTACCCCAACAGCACTAATGGCTGCTACAAGTAATCTAACAAAATATGGAATTTTGGTAAAAAATGGAGAATCAATAGAGGAATTAGCTCATGTCGATGAAGTAATATTCGATAAAACAGGAACATTAACTTATGGAACTCCCACTGTAATAAAAGTTACCTCAAAAAATCCAGAAGAAATGATGCAAATTGTAACATCACTTGAATCCAAATCAGAACATCCCCTAGCAAAAGCTATTGTAAAATATTACAATAATAAAGATTTAACAGAGGTTAATGATTTTAAAATACATATAGGTAAGGGAATTACCGGAACAATCAAAGGAGAAAAAGCAATAGTGGGAAATAAAAAATTCTTAGAATCTGAAGGGATTAAAATAAATTCATTAAATGATAATAAAAATGGAGAAATAGAAATTTTTGTTGCAAAAGAAAAAGAGCACATTGGAACAATATCCCTTGCAGATACAATACGCAATAATTCCAAACCAACAATCAGAAATCTTAAAAAACTAAGAATCAAAACAATATTACTCACTGGTGATAATGAAAATACTGCAAAATCCATTGCAAATCAGCTCAAGATAAATAATATTAAATTTAATTGCTTACCAGAAGATAAAATCAAATATATTCAAGATGAACAAATAAGAAACCATAGAGTTGCAATGATTGGAGATGGAATAAACGATGCCCCTTCCTTAAGAAAATCAAATGTTGGAATATCCATGGGAAAAATAGGTAGCGATCTATCTATTGAATCTTCAAATATTACATTAATTAAGGACAATATAGAAAATATCCCTCATTTAATTGAAATATCTAAAAAAACTATAAGAACAATCAATATAAGTATTGGCTTTGCATTGACATTGAATGTGCTTGCAATGGCATTGGCAATTCTTGGAATATTAAATCCGATTGAAGGAGCATTAATTCATAATATCGGTTCAGTAATTGTAATTATTTACTCCTCCATATTGGTCAATTACAAAAGTTCAAAAATAGATTATAAAACCGAACAGTTTGATTTATATAAAACTTTAAATATAACAATGAATAATTATAATTTATAA
- a CDS encoding metal-sensing transcriptional repressor has product MKQCMDTENLHRRLKKIIGQLNAIDRMIEEDIPCEQILMQVNASKSALHKVGHIIVEGHLEHCVKEAIDAGDSYKALGDISSILEYYSRL; this is encoded by the coding sequence ATGAAACAATGTATGGATACTGAAAATTTACATAGAAGACTCAAGAAAATCATAGGGCAGTTAAATGCAATTGATCGTATGATTGAAGAAGACATTCCTTGTGAACAGATATTAATGCAAGTAAATGCATCAAAATCAGCATTACATAAGGTTGGACACATAATTGTTGAAGGCCACTTAGAACACTGTGTAAAAGAAGCTATTGATGCTGGAGATTCATATAAAGCATTAGGCGATATCTCATCAATTTTAGAATATTACTCCAGACTTTAA
- the mtrH gene encoding tetrahydromethanopterin S-methyltransferase subunit H, with the protein MFKFDKEQEVFDFGGVKMGGQPGEYPTVLAGTIFYGGHNILNDELTGDFDKAKAETLINDMASISDVTGNPYIVQVFGQTVEALPKYIEFVGEICDAPFLIDSTSGDARVAGAQYADETGLTERAIYNSINMAADKSELQALAETDISASIILGFNPMNATVEGKMNMWENGDNGAYEKGLLEVAAECGIDKFMMDTAVTPLGQGAGIAARTSFAEKAKWGYPVGSGIHNVPSAWDWLRDYKKEGNKTAFTVCDIGANIVQVMCGGDFVLFGPIENAKIAFPAVAQTDMFISEAAKPLGTEPVDYHPMNKLL; encoded by the coding sequence ATGTTTAAATTTGATAAAGAACAAGAAGTTTTTGACTTCGGTGGAGTCAAAATGGGTGGACAACCTGGAGAATACCCAACTGTATTAGCTGGTACTATTTTCTACGGTGGACACAACATTCTTAATGATGAATTAACCGGTGACTTCGATAAAGCTAAAGCTGAAACTTTAATCAACGATATGGCATCCATTTCTGATGTAACTGGAAACCCATACATTGTACAAGTTTTCGGACAAACTGTTGAAGCTCTCCCTAAATATATTGAATTTGTTGGTGAAATTTGTGATGCTCCTTTCCTTATAGATTCTACATCTGGAGATGCTAGAGTTGCTGGTGCACAGTACGCTGATGAAACCGGATTAACCGAAAGAGCTATCTACAACTCAATCAACATGGCAGCAGACAAATCTGAATTACAAGCTCTCGCTGAAACTGACATTTCTGCATCCATTATCTTAGGATTCAACCCAATGAATGCTACCGTTGAAGGTAAAATGAACATGTGGGAAAACGGAGACAATGGTGCTTATGAAAAAGGTTTACTTGAAGTAGCTGCAGAATGTGGTATCGACAAATTTATGATGGATACTGCTGTAACTCCTTTAGGACAAGGTGCAGGTATTGCTGCTAGAACTTCCTTTGCAGAAAAAGCTAAATGGGGATACCCAGTTGGATCCGGTATTCACAACGTACCTTCTGCATGGGACTGGTTAAGAGACTACAAAAAAGAAGGTAACAAAACTGCATTCACCGTTTGTGATATTGGTGCAAACATTGTTCAAGTTATGTGTGGAGGAGACTTCGTTCTCTTTGGACCTATTGAAAACGCAAAAATTGCATTCCCTGCAGTAGCACAAACTGATATGTTCATTTCCGAAGCTGCAAAACCTTTAGGAACTGAACCTGTAGATTACCACCCAATGAACAAATTATTATAA
- a CDS encoding KH domain-containing protein: protein MPETDYLKIPQNRVGALIGSNGGVKKSIEKATGTILDIDSDEGTVYITPSDNMEDPLGVWNANHIVKAVARGFNPEVALKLVSDDYYLEVISLPLYIGKSKKALARHKGRIIGKDGKTREIIMEMAEVDMAIYGKTVSLIGEMDNIMVAKEAIEMILKGSRHKSVYGFLEHKKEDLKMKEFKDLVGIEDDKIEFKDGIEFDENMLQ from the coding sequence ATGCCGGAAACAGATTATTTAAAAATACCTCAAAATAGAGTAGGGGCATTAATTGGAAGCAATGGAGGAGTTAAAAAGTCCATTGAAAAAGCAACTGGAACTATTCTCGACATAGATAGTGATGAAGGTACCGTTTACATCACACCTAGCGACAATATGGAAGATCCATTAGGAGTTTGGAATGCAAACCATATCGTCAAAGCAGTTGCACGTGGATTCAATCCAGAAGTTGCATTGAAATTAGTTAGTGACGATTATTATTTAGAAGTAATTAGCTTACCATTATACATTGGAAAATCCAAAAAAGCCCTCGCAAGACATAAAGGAAGAATCATCGGAAAAGACGGGAAAACACGTGAAATAATTATGGAAATGGCTGAAGTTGACATGGCAATTTACGGTAAAACAGTTTCATTGATAGGGGAAATGGACAACATAATGGTTGCTAAAGAAGCTATTGAAATGATTTTGAAAGGTTCCAGACATAAATCAGTTTACGGATTCTTAGAACATAAAAAAGAAGATTTAAAAATGAAAGAATTCAAAGACCTTGTTGGAATCGAAGATGACAAAATCGAATTCAAAGACGGAATTGAATTTGATGAAAACATGTTACAGTAA
- a CDS encoding serine protein kinase RIO, with protein MDSKIVKADAKHEKIHSRKRKKDSSDRKVGNEIFDKITLETLYKLANQGHIDILNGAISTGKEANVLTGITEDKKFIAVKVYRIATSDFKKMDYYLKGDPRFHLKTKNKRKIIYSWVTKEFKNLTRLESAGVKVPHPITSANNVLLIEFIGDEQGNPAQPVKNQPPKDPEEFFNKLIENLKLFVNEAKLVHGDLSNYNILNKDEEPVIIDVSQSVVLDNPISKELLERDINTLVREYTKFGVETSFEKIWEYVNPKF; from the coding sequence ATGGATTCCAAAATAGTTAAAGCAGATGCAAAACACGAAAAAATACATTCCCGAAAAAGAAAGAAAGACAGTTCTGATAGAAAAGTGGGAAATGAAATTTTCGATAAAATAACCTTAGAAACATTATACAAATTAGCTAATCAGGGACACATTGATATTTTAAATGGTGCTATAAGTACAGGTAAAGAAGCCAATGTACTTACAGGCATTACTGAAGACAAAAAATTTATTGCAGTTAAAGTTTATAGAATTGCAACATCTGATTTTAAAAAAATGGATTATTACCTCAAAGGAGATCCAAGATTCCATCTTAAAACCAAAAATAAAAGAAAAATCATTTATTCTTGGGTTACAAAAGAATTTAAAAACCTAACAAGACTTGAGTCTGCAGGAGTTAAAGTACCTCATCCAATTACAAGTGCAAATAATGTATTGTTAATTGAATTTATAGGTGATGAACAAGGGAATCCTGCCCAACCTGTTAAAAATCAACCACCAAAAGACCCTGAAGAATTTTTCAATAAGTTAATCGAAAATCTAAAATTATTTGTAAATGAAGCAAAATTAGTGCATGGAGACTTGTCAAATTACAATATTTTAAATAAAGATGAAGAACCAGTCATTATAGATGTTTCACAGTCCGTTGTTTTAGACAATCCCATTTCAAAAGAACTTCTTGAAAGGGACATTAACACACTTGTTCGTGAGTATACCAAATTTGGTGTTGAGACTAGTTTTGAAAAAATTTGGGAATATGTCAATCCTAAATTTTAA